In the Enterococcus saigonensis genome, one interval contains:
- a CDS encoding YczE/YyaS/YitT family protein has product MNKKEISIRSFIALVGVAILALGATTLRMGKVGLDPYTSTNIALGEKFGLSLGVYQLMVNIIILVVIFILGKKYIGIGTVINMVLAGFFIDFYTEIFTKLDLIATNIFMQLLFLIIGILLFSFGASLYMGAELGNAPYDAIAPVIVDKTGAPYRIIRVIQDVTFSVVAFIFGGPIGIGTFISAFLTGPFISFFDQKVTHPVVNSLTKR; this is encoded by the coding sequence ATGAATAAAAAGGAAATTAGTATTCGCTCTTTTATAGCATTAGTAGGTGTTGCTATTTTGGCACTAGGGGCAACAACTTTACGTATGGGAAAAGTTGGCTTAGATCCTTATACCTCTACAAATATTGCATTAGGAGAAAAGTTTGGGTTATCATTAGGCGTCTATCAACTGATGGTAAATATTATTATTTTAGTAGTAATCTTTATCTTGGGAAAAAAATACATCGGTATCGGAACTGTTATCAATATGGTACTGGCAGGATTTTTTATTGATTTTTATACAGAAATTTTTACCAAATTAGATTTAATTGCCACAAACATCTTTATGCAGCTGCTCTTTTTAATAATCGGTATCTTGCTTTTTAGTTTTGGTGCGTCGTTGTATATGGGCGCAGAACTTGGTAATGCACCTTATGATGCAATTGCACCCGTTATTGTGGATAAAACAGGTGCACCTTATCGTATTATTCGCGTTATTCAAGATGTCACTTTTAGTGTGGTGGCTTTTATCTTTGGCGGACCAATTGGAATTGGGACGTTTATCAGTGCCTTTTTAACTGGTCCGTTTATTAGTTTTTTTGACCAAAAAGTTACCCATCCGGTTGTTAATTCTTTAACAAAAAGGTAG
- a CDS encoding RsmF rRNA methyltransferase first C-terminal domain-containing protein → MELPKAFYEKYQKLLQEEAEDFFAALTKGRVSKGYRLNPSKPDSFAMLTKYGPTKRRAAPYATNAFLGNVGGKTLLHQAGYVYSQEPSAMIVAATAAIKPGEKVLDLCAAPGGKSTQLAAQLNGEGLLVANEIFPKRAKVLSENIERWGSTNVIVTNHAPNELVTTFSGFFDCVVVDAPCSGEGMFRKDPIAMDQWQADTSLKCATRQKEILTAAVKMLRNGGTLVYSTCTFSPEENEEIISWLVKKYPFTIETIPQKNVAYGRPEWGDGNPDLVKTIRLWPHLNQGEGHFVAKLTFHGENPIVNKKKKDGKTKISKKTSTLLNDFKQKFPLPQNSTLQMFGDYVWAVPQAAPDLTGIKVLRNGVELGVLKKGRMEPSFNLAMTATQQTISAFPILKISYTDWLHYVAGETFTKEGNAGWVLLCVDEVPIGFGKQVQGIVKNFYPKGLRFKGEPLAK, encoded by the coding sequence ATGGAATTACCAAAAGCATTCTATGAAAAATATCAAAAATTATTGCAAGAGGAAGCAGAAGATTTTTTTGCTGCTTTAACCAAAGGGCGTGTTAGCAAAGGTTATCGACTTAATCCTTCAAAACCGGATTCCTTTGCAATGCTTACAAAATATGGACCAACCAAAAGAAGAGCTGCTCCTTATGCGACAAATGCATTTTTAGGTAATGTCGGAGGTAAAACGTTATTGCATCAAGCCGGTTATGTGTACAGTCAAGAACCAAGTGCGATGATAGTTGCAGCGACAGCCGCTATAAAACCAGGAGAAAAAGTATTGGACTTATGTGCGGCACCGGGTGGAAAGTCCACACAGTTAGCAGCGCAATTAAATGGAGAAGGCTTGTTAGTGGCAAATGAAATTTTTCCTAAACGTGCTAAAGTTTTGTCTGAGAACATTGAACGTTGGGGGAGTACGAATGTGATTGTCACCAACCATGCTCCCAATGAGTTGGTGACAACTTTCAGCGGTTTTTTTGATTGTGTTGTTGTTGATGCCCCTTGTTCTGGGGAAGGGATGTTTCGTAAAGATCCCATTGCCATGGACCAATGGCAAGCAGATACATCGCTAAAATGTGCCACACGTCAAAAAGAGATTTTAACTGCAGCTGTTAAAATGCTAAGAAATGGTGGAACTCTGGTCTATTCGACTTGTACTTTTTCCCCAGAAGAAAATGAAGAAATTATTAGTTGGTTAGTAAAGAAGTATCCCTTTACAATTGAAACAATTCCGCAAAAAAATGTAGCTTATGGTCGTCCAGAATGGGGAGATGGCAATCCTGATTTAGTTAAGACAATTCGCCTATGGCCGCATTTAAATCAAGGCGAAGGACATTTTGTGGCCAAGTTAACTTTTCACGGTGAAAACCCAATTGTGAACAAGAAGAAAAAAGATGGAAAAACAAAAATAAGCAAGAAAACCAGCACACTGCTGAATGACTTTAAGCAAAAATTTCCCTTGCCTCAAAATAGTACTCTGCAGATGTTTGGGGATTATGTTTGGGCTGTACCTCAAGCAGCTCCGGATTTAACGGGCATTAAAGTTTTGCGTAATGGTGTGGAATTAGGCGTATTAAAAAAAGGACGAATGGAACCAAGTTTTAACTTGGCCATGACCGCTACGCAACAAACGATTTCAGCTTTTCCAATCCTTAAAATTAGTTATACAGATTGGTTACATTATGTTGCTGGCGAAACTTTTACAAAAGAAGGGAATGCTGGATGGGTTTTATTATGTGTAGATGAAGTGCCAATAGGTTTTGGTAAACAAGTCCAAGGTATAGTAAAAAATTTTTATCCCAAAGGACTGCGTTTTAAAGGTGAACCATTAGCAAAATAA
- the tadA gene encoding tRNA adenosine(34) deaminase TadA, which produces MLKFSEVKIVKKSSTLDTRAKEKYMLLALEQAKKAQAIGEVPIGAVVILDGEVIGCGYNRREADQDATAHAEMLAIREACQNVDSWRLERSQLFVTLEPCPMCSGAMQLARVEEVYFGAYDPKGGAAGSLLTILTDERFNHWSYVEGGILQGDCSQILTDFFRELRAKRKAEKKLRQRTSEAEFE; this is translated from the coding sequence ATGCTAAAATTCAGTGAGGTGAAAATTGTGAAAAAAAGCAGTACTTTAGATACTAGAGCCAAAGAAAAATATATGCTTCTAGCGCTGGAACAGGCAAAAAAAGCCCAAGCCATTGGCGAAGTTCCTATTGGTGCTGTAGTTATTTTGGACGGTGAAGTTATCGGTTGTGGTTATAATCGCAGAGAAGCAGACCAAGATGCAACTGCTCATGCTGAGATGTTGGCTATTCGAGAAGCTTGCCAAAATGTTGATAGCTGGCGTTTAGAACGTAGCCAATTATTTGTCACACTGGAACCTTGTCCCATGTGCAGCGGGGCAATGCAACTCGCTCGGGTGGAAGAAGTTTACTTTGGTGCTTATGATCCAAAAGGTGGTGCTGCCGGATCACTACTAACAATTTTGACTGATGAACGCTTTAATCACTGGTCTTATGTGGAAGGTGGCATTTTACAAGGTGACTGTAGTCAAATCTTAACTGACTTTTTCCGCGAACTACGCGCAAAACGTAAAGCAGAGAAAAAATTGCGGCAACGAACATCAGAAGCAGAATTTGAATAA
- a CDS encoding zinc metallopeptidase: MYGMGYGFMPFFDPTMILVIIGLVLSGIASAYVNSTFRKYDEVKSRNYVTGTQAAQYILNDQGINDVGVQKIAGNLTDNYNSQTKMLSLSEATAQSTSVAAIAVAAHECGHAVQDAKSYMPLRLRAAIVPVANFGSTLAFPIILIGFFLSAPKLVTIGLWAFSLALIFQLVTLPVEFNASARALKILSNGNLLTEEELPMARKVLFAAALTYVAAAVATFLQLLRLILIFGGNRRD, translated from the coding sequence ATGTATGGAATGGGTTATGGCTTTATGCCGTTTTTTGATCCAACAATGATTTTAGTGATTATCGGTTTGGTGTTATCTGGCATTGCATCAGCCTATGTCAATAGTACTTTTAGGAAGTACGATGAAGTAAAAAGCCGTAATTATGTTACGGGAACACAAGCTGCTCAATACATCTTGAATGATCAAGGGATTAACGATGTCGGTGTACAAAAAATTGCGGGAAATCTGACAGATAATTACAATTCTCAAACAAAAATGTTAAGTCTATCAGAAGCAACGGCCCAATCTACTTCTGTCGCTGCAATTGCCGTTGCCGCCCATGAATGTGGGCATGCAGTTCAAGACGCAAAAAGTTACATGCCGCTACGTTTGCGGGCGGCCATTGTACCGGTGGCAAACTTTGGTTCCACTTTAGCATTTCCTATTATTTTAATTGGTTTTTTCTTAAGTGCCCCCAAACTTGTTACGATTGGACTTTGGGCTTTCTCGTTGGCTTTAATTTTCCAATTGGTGACCTTACCGGTGGAATTTAATGCTTCGGCTCGGGCTTTGAAGATTTTGAGTAATGGAAATTTGTTAACAGAAGAAGAATTACCGATGGCACGAAAAGTACTATTTGCCGCAGCCTTAACGTATGTAGCTGCAGCTGTAGCTACGTTTTTACAACTGCTACGTCTAATTTTAATTTTTGGTGGTAATCGCCGTGATTAA
- a CDS encoding AI-2E family transporter, giving the protein MEKKASRWIQFLGGRNLIFTLVVLLLLGAVLWLFAQLDFLFDPFVTIFKAISGPLILTMVLYYLFNPIIDWLEGKGVKRVISVAALFVILIALVVVAVVLISPIIQKQVLSLVSSFPDYVDKSIKMITKLFDNSPFEEPLDQTMDKLQNWSEGLSSQVTDYLSGVLKGASNVVSTITSTVLIIGTAPIITFFLLKDDRKFFSYVTKLIPPRFRKDAKIIAGSMNTQVGAYLKGQVLVSIAIGLLTFIGFLIIGMPFAGSLSLLTGVTAIIPYIGPFIAFIPAFIVALMSSFGMLIKMCLVWVIVQMLNGHLIEPAVMGKHLLVHPITIVLVLLVMGDLMGMFGLIFGIPIYAVLKVLCIYCFRKLKGRYNRFYGEYGKYEETNFED; this is encoded by the coding sequence ATGGAGAAAAAAGCGAGTCGCTGGATACAATTTTTAGGTGGTCGAAACTTAATTTTTACATTAGTGGTGTTACTTTTATTAGGCGCTGTTTTATGGCTTTTTGCCCAGTTAGATTTTTTATTTGATCCTTTTGTAACAATTTTTAAAGCTATTAGTGGTCCGTTAATTTTAACGATGGTCTTATATTATTTATTTAATCCTATTATCGATTGGTTAGAAGGGAAGGGCGTAAAGCGGGTAATCAGTGTGGCAGCGTTATTTGTGATTTTGATTGCTTTAGTCGTGGTTGCTGTCGTTTTAATTAGTCCCATTATTCAAAAACAAGTTCTTTCTTTGGTTTCTTCCTTTCCTGATTACGTGGATAAGTCGATAAAAATGATAACAAAGCTTTTTGATAATTCTCCCTTTGAAGAGCCGCTCGACCAAACAATGGATAAGTTGCAAAATTGGTCTGAAGGGCTGTCCAGTCAAGTGACGGATTACTTATCAGGTGTCTTAAAAGGAGCATCCAATGTTGTTTCAACCATTACCAGTACAGTATTGATTATTGGGACAGCACCAATTATTACGTTTTTCTTATTAAAGGATGATCGTAAATTTTTTAGCTATGTTACCAAATTAATTCCACCGCGTTTTCGTAAAGATGCCAAAATAATTGCAGGCAGTATGAATACACAAGTGGGGGCATATTTAAAAGGACAAGTTTTAGTTAGTATTGCAATTGGTCTGTTAACTTTTATTGGTTTTTTAATTATTGGTATGCCCTTTGCAGGATCTTTATCATTATTAACTGGGGTGACAGCAATTATTCCTTATATAGGACCATTTATTGCATTTATACCGGCGTTTATCGTAGCCTTGATGTCTTCTTTTGGGATGCTAATAAAAATGTGTCTGGTTTGGGTGATTGTCCAAATGTTAAATGGCCATTTGATTGAACCTGCTGTGATGGGGAAACATCTTCTTGTTCATCCAATTACGATTGTTTTGGTTTTGTTGGTGATGGGAGATTTAATGGGAATGTTTGGTTTAATTTTTGGGATTCCCATTTATGCTGTGCTGAAAGTTTTATGTATTTATTGCTTCCGCAAACTAAAAGGGCGCTATAATCGCTTTTATGGGGAGTATGGAAAATACGAAGAGACAAATTTTGAAGATTAA